From Qipengyuania psychrotolerans:
CACGCTGTCGGACAACTTGGTCGGAGAGACAGTCGACGGTTCGTTCGTGATGACGGTCGTCGATGTGGACGGCGACAGCGCAACCGCAACCCTCCAGATCATCGTAGTCGACGATGCGCCTATCGCACTCGACGACAGCGATAGCATGGACGCTGGCACCTACGGCCCGATTGCCGGCAACGTCATGACCGGTGAAGGTACCGATAGCGGCGCAGCTGGCGCTGACGAAGAAGGCGCTGACGGAGCTTCGGTTACCGGCGTTTCATTCGGCGGCAGCGACAACGGATCGCTCACCATCGACGGCGATTACGGTACGCTCGTCCTCGAAGCGGATGGCAGCTACACCTACACCCGCTTCCCCGATGCGCCGGGCGGCGTATCGGATGCTTTCGATTATGTCCTGACCGATGCCGACGGCAGCACCTCGAGCGCGACGCTGACGATCACTATCGGCGACAGCACTCCCGAAATCACACTGCTTCCCGAAGGCGAAGCGGCAACGATCGTCGACGAAGAAGGCCTGCCCGCACGCTCTGGCGAATCCGAAGGTTCGGACGCTGGCAGCGACAGCGAAACTTCCACCGGAACGATCAACTTCGTATCGCCCGATGGCGTGGCCAGCGTAACGCTGGACGGCACGGTGATCACTGGCGCAGGTCAGACTATCGTCATCGGCAATGGCACACTGACCGTGACCGCATTCGATGCAGCGGCCGGAACGCTGACCTACAGCTATACGCTCGAAGACAACACCTCTGGCGACGACACCGGCTTTGAAGTCGAACTGGTGGTAACCGACCTCGACGGCGATACCGCAACCGGCACTTTCACCATCGGGGTGATCGACGATGTCCCGACCGCCAACGACGACAGTGCTGCGCAGGGCGGCGAGAACGATCCTGTGACGGTCGATGTCTTCGTCAATGATGTCCAAGGGGCGGATTCTGTTCAGCTCGATGCGATCGCCGCAGTAGACGGCACGCTGAGCGGTGCAGGCAGCCTGGCCTATAATGGCGACGGCACCTTCACCTACACTCCCGCAGCTGGCGAGACCGGCACGGTAACTTTCGACTACCAGATCATGGACGGCGACGGCGATGTATCGACCGCAACCGTGACGATCACCCTGCAGCCCGATTCCACGCCCGAAATCTCGGTCCAAGGCGACAATGACGTCGAGGAATCCGGTCTTGGTGCACGCGATGGCGAACCGGAAGGTTCGAACTCGGCCAGCGATGGCGAGATCGCGGAAGGCACGATCAATATCGCAACCGGCGGCGACACCATCGCCTCGCTGGTTATCGACGGCGTCGATGTAACCGGCGGCGGTTCGGTCACCACCACCAGCGGCGTTTTGACCGTCACCCTTACGGGCGGCGTCTACACCTATACCTATGAACTGACCGACAACACGCTGTCCGATCCGGATAGTGAGAGCTTCTCGCTGACGGTCACCGACAGCGACGGCGATACTGCGTCGACCACGCTGGTCATTGCGATCATCGATGATGCGCCTTCGGCAGAAGACGACGCCAATTCCATCGGCGCTGGCGAATATGGCCCGGTCGGCGGCAACGTGCTTGGCAACGACACGCAAGGTGCCGACGGCGCCAGCGTTACTTCGTACACCGGCGCAGGCGGCTCTGGCGCGGCAGACTCCACGATCCAGGGCCTCTACGGCACCCTGACGATCGCTGCCGACGGCACATACAGCTACACCCGCGATGCGGATACTCCGGGCGGCGTCGAAGACAGCTTCGATTACGTCATCACTGATGGTGACGGCGATACGGCAACCGCGACGCTCGTCATTTCAATTGCTGACAGCCCCGTAACGCTGGATCTGCCTGTGGCAGGAGGCGCCGGTACGCTGGTTGACGAAGCTGGCCTTCCAGCCGGTTCCGAAGCCGCGACCGATGGCGAATTCACCAGCGGAACCTTCACCTATACCGCCCCCGATGGTCCGGCTGTGATCACGCTCGGCGGCGATACCGTGACTGCAGTAGGGCAAACGATCACTGGCAGCTTCGGCACGCTCACGATCACATCGATCGCCGATGGCGCGATTGGCTACACATACGAGCTGACCACCAATACCAGCGGCGACGATACATTCGACGCATTCGCCGTGACCGTGACCGACCAGGATGGGGACACGACTGGCGGCACATTGCAGATCGACATCGTGGACGATGTTCCGACCGCCGTTGCCGACACTGACAGCGTGACCGAAGATGGACCGTTGATCGCAACAGGCAATGTCATCACCGATGCAGAAGCCAACGGCGATAATGGTGCCGATACCGAAGGCGCCGACGGGGCCCTCGTTTCTGCAGTCGGTTTCGGAGCAACCTCTGGCACGGTGGGCGTCGCGCTCGCAGGGGCCTATGGTTCGCTGGTTCTGGAAGATGACGGCACTTACACCTACGAACTCGACAACCAGAACCCGCTTGTTCAGGGCCTGGATTCGACCGAGAGCCTGACCGAAGTCTTCACCTATACGGTCCTTGACGGTGACGGAGATACCAGCACCACCACGCTGACGATCACCATCAACGGCGCGAACGACATCGTGACTATCAATGGTCTCGACCTGAGCGGCCCGGAAGAAATCGTCGACGAAGACGACCTTGCCGACGGCTCTTCGCCAGATGCAGGCGCCCTGGTCCAGGGCGGCACCTTCACGGTCGATAGCCCTGACGGACTGACCAACCTCACTGTAGGCGGAACCGCCGTTTGGGGCGCTGGCCAGACCTATCCGATCACCGTCACTGGCGATTTCGGAACAGTCAGCATCACTGGCGTGACTGTCACGACGGACGCCAATGGCGATGTGGTTTCGGCGACCGTTTCCTACGAATACGAACTGTCGGACAACACGCTCGATCACACGGTTTCGGGCGAAGACAGCCTCGTCGACAGCTTCGAAGTTGTCGCGACGGATACTGACGGTTCGCAAGATACCGCCTCGCTCGACGTTCAGGTCATCGATGATGTTCCGACTGCCAATGATGACGCCGCAGGCCAGGTCAATGAAAACGATCCGATCGTGATCGACGCGCTTGGCAATGACGTATTTGGGGCGGACGGCGTCGACATCACGGATATTGCCAGCGTTGTCGTCGCGACACAGGGTAGCCAGGGTACGGCAACCTATGACCCGGCAACCGGCCTTTTCACCTACGTCCCGGCACCGGGCGCAGGCAGCAACGGCGATCTGACGGACAGCTTCACCTACACCATTACCGACAATGACGGCGACAGTTCGACGGCGACAGTGACCGTCACCCTTCAGCCCGATTCCGAACCGCAAGGCGGCCAGGTCGCGGCTGCCGTTGATGACGACGGCCTTGTTGGCGGCAACCCGGATTCCACGACAGGCGATCTCGACGCCAACGCGAACGACGATCCTGCCGACACCAGCGAAGCAAGCTTCACCGGCCTGCTCGATTTCAGTGTCGGCAATGACGGCCCCGCAGTGATCGGCTTCGATCCGGCACTCGACGGTTCGACAGCAATGGTCGGCACGGAAATGGTGACCTATTCGGTTACCGGCACCACGCTTACCGCCACCGGGCCGCGCGGCGTGCTTTTCACCGTGGAAATCACGGACACGGCGACGGGCGCTTACACGGTAACACTGGTCGATAATGTCCTGCATGCTGACGGCGCTGACGAGAACGATGCGTTCGCTTCGCTCGACTTTACGGTCACCGACAGCGACGGCGATGTCACGACGACCAACCTCGGCATTACCTTCGATGACGATGCGCCTACCGCGACCAACAACACCAATTCGGTCACTGAAGGTGCCACTGTCACCGGCAATATCCTGACCGATGACGATGGTGCAGGCATTGATGCTGGCGGGGCTGACGGTCTTGCAGGCATCATCGGGGTGACAAGCGTTGGTACTAATGACAGCGACAACACTGGGCCGTTCACGGTCTCCTCGGCGCTGGGTACGCTCACCGTGCTGGCAGATGGCAGCTATACCTACCAGAGCTTCGCCAACTCGACCAACTCCGACACCACGGACACCTTCATCTATCAGATCATCGATGCGGACGGCGATATCGCCGAGGCGACGCTGGTGATCGACATCAGCAATGTCGCAGGCCGGGCCGAAGATGACGAAGCGACCGTCAACGAAGCCGGCCTCGACGGGATCGGCAGCGCTGGCGCGACCGACAGCGAAATCGACGCTGACGGCCAGATCACCGTCACCGGTGCAGCAGGTACGCTGACCTATACGCTGACATCCAGCGCGACCGGCACTTACGGCACGCTCACACTCGACAGTGTCACTGGCGAGTACACTTACACGCTGACCGCTCCGGTTGATGGCGACAGCCTTCTTCCTGACCAGGGCGGCGACAACGGCACGAACACTGTCACCGGTGAAGAGGCCTTCACATACGAAGTGCGCGACGATCTGGGCAACCTGATCGACACCGGCACGATCAATGTCGAAATCGTGGACGATGTCCCGAATGCCACCGACCAGACTCTGGTCACCGTCGCCGAAGACGCTGCCGACATTACTGGCAACGTCATGACCGACGGCACGCCCGATACCGAAGGCGCGGACGGAGCAACCGTCACTGCGATTACCGTGGGCGCCCAGACAGTCGTCGTGCCCCAGGACGGTACCGATGCAACACTGGTGACGGCCAACGGCACCTACACCATCGATATGGACGGCAACTGGTCGTTCAATCCCAATCCGGGGCTCGATCAGTCGGGCGGCGCAATCTCCGCCGACTTCACCTATACGCTGACCGATGGAGACGGTGATACCGACACCGCCACGCAGCCGATCAACATCGAAGACGGCACCGATCCTGCTGATCCGGCACCGATCATTCTTAATCTCGATGACCAGAACCTTGCGGACGGAAGCACTCCTGCAGGCCCTGATTTTGATGCTGATACGATCAACTTCGTGCCAGGCTCCGATCCGTTTACTTCGATTGTCTTTGGCGACACCTCTGGCCTTCTCGGCGGGCTTACTTGGGTCCGTGTCGATGACAACACGATCACAGGCTCGGATGGCGGCCGCCTGGTTGTAACGCTCGAGCTCACGGTAAATGGCAATGACGCCACCGTGACCGCGACGCTTGAAGACAACTACCTGGGTCACCCCAATCCCTTGATTGATGACCTAAGCGTCCTTGGCTCAGTCGACGTCGTCGCAACCGATGTTGATGGCGACACTGCAATCGGCGGCGTGCTGGTGCGCGTATCGGATGACAGGCCGACCATTGAGGCCGTGGCCCCAACAGCTGGTTTGATCGAGGTTGATGAAACCAATCTCGGACTTGCCGACAGCGCCAACCTCTCCGGCCTTTTCACTCCCGATTACAATGCAGACGGTGCGGGCAGTGTCGGTGCCTACACCCTGGGCCTGACTGGTTCGGCGACCTCGCTGGTCGACACTGCAACCGGCGAAGACGTAGTCGTGACCATGAACGGTTCGACGATCGAAGGCCGCACGGATGGCACTGGCGATCTGGTATTCACGATCGAAGTGGCCGCCGACGGGACTGTCACGCTCACCCAGCTTCGTGCCGTGGTTCATGCCGATGATACGGATCCGGATGATGTAACCGGCGGATTGGCTGATGATCTCGTCACGCTGACCGCGACTGTCACCGACGGTGACGGCGATACGGACACGGCAACGGCCGATATCGGCGGTGCATTCGCATTCCGCGATGACGGTCCGGCAATCGACGCTACAGTCGTCGACCTCGACACCGTGCTGCTCACGACGCAGGATGCGGACACGGTCGGCGGTAGCGATACCGACGTGTCGACTGCCGACTTCGGCGGTGCCTTCAGCGTTGCCAGCTCAAGCTACGGCGCAGACGGCGAAGGCAGCATTTCGTGGGCTTACGACCTGGTGGTCGATGCAGCGGCTTCGGGCCTCACCAGCGACGGCGTCGATATTTCGCTCAGCCTTGTCGGCGGCGTGGTCGAAGGCCGCGCAGGCGGCACGCTGGTGTTCACCATCGCGGTCGATGCCGGCACCGGCGTAGTCACTCTGACGCAGTTCGAGGAAATCGATCACGATCTTCCCGGCGATGCGACCGATTACGACAACCAGCTGGAAACCCTCGCAACCGGCCTTGTTACGCTGCGCGGTACTGCGACCATCGAAGATGGCGACGGCGATACTGCCAGCGAAACTGTCCTGCTCGACCTTGGCGGCAACATCCGCTTCGCCGATGACGGTCCCGATGTGACGGTGACCGGCGTTGCACCCGCCCTGATCGTTGACGAAACGGATCTCGGCACGGACGCAACCGGCGAGTTTGGCGATGTCTTCACCTTCGATTTCGGTGCAGACGGTCCCGGCTCGGTCGGCGGGGGCGAAAGCTATGACCTGGGTATTTCGGCTAGTGGCGCGGATAGCGGCCTTGTCGATACCGCGACCGGCAATTCGGTCTTCCTGTTCCTCGAAGCTGGCGTAGTCGTCGGCCGCGAAGGCACGGATGCGCTTGATGCCGCAACCGGCGACACGGTCTTCACACTGAGCGTGGATGCTGATGGCACCGTCACGCTCGACCAGCAGCGCGCTGTAGTTCATGCCGATGGCACGGATCCGGACGATGCTACGGGCCTCGGCTCGGCTGGCCTCGTCACGCTGACCGCTACCGCCACCGATGGCGACGGTGATACCCATACTGCAACGATCAATATCGGCGATGCGATCACGTTCGAAGACGATGGTCCGTCCACGGATACGAACCCGACGGTCCTGCTCGACGATGACGCGCTGGGCGGCAACGCCGGCGGCACCGGGGACGACGCCGATGCAGCCAATACCAGCGGTACTCTGGCGCATGATTTCGGCGAAGATGGCGGTTCGATCGCTTTCGAAACGACAGGGGCCCCGGCAGGCTTCCAGTATGTGACTTCCGGCGATGACATCCTGATCCAGCAGGACCAGGGCAGCGGTTTCGTGACCGTGCTCACGGTTACGCTGAACACGGCAACCGGCGCTTATACCGTTACTCAGAACCTGCCGATCCTGCATGCCGATGGTAATGACGAGAATAACGAGAGCTTCTCGCTGACCTACACGGTAACCGATGGTGACACGGATACTGCAACCGGCACGCTGACGATCAATGTCGATGACGATACGCCGATTGCAAACTCGGATACGGACTCGCTAACCGAAGGCGGCACGGCCACCGGCAATGTGCTGGACGGTACGGGTACGACTTCGGGCGCAGCCGGCATCGATCAGCCGGGTGCGGACGGCTTCGGTTCGCCTGCGGTGCTGGGTGTTTCGCACAGCGGCCTGGGCACCAGCGATACGGCAGCTGACGGCGGTGGCAATTACGTCCTGACCGGCGATTTCGGAACGCTCACGATCAACGAAGACGGTAGCTATTCCTACGCGGTTGCTACCGATTCGATCACGCAAAACGAAACCGATACGTTCACCTACACGATCCAGGATGCAGATGGTGACACCACGACTGCGACCCTGACTTTCTCGATCGACAACGTCACACTGGTCGGCGACGACGCAAGCGTGACCGTGTTCGAGGAAGCGCTCGATACGACAATCGATGTGGGCGATGTTGCTGCTGGCAGCGTCACGGGTTCCGACCCTTCGCAGACAACGGAAACTTCGACAGGTCAGGTGAGTGTGGCCGGAGCGACGGGTTACTCCATCGCAGGCGGCACCTCGGCAGGCGGCTTTACCACGATTGCGGGCACTTACGGCACGCTGGTCATCAATGAGACGAGCGGTGAGTTCACCTATACGCTGACCGCACCGTTCACGACCAATCCGGCCGCAAACGATGGCGTCACCACGGCGCTTGAAGCGGAAACCTTTACCTACACCGCGACCGACGCGAACGGGAACACGACAACGGGCGACATCACAGTCGATATCGTTGACGACGTACCTTACGCAGTGGTGCCGGAGGCTGCCGATGACATCGTAAATGGTCCGTCCGCAGTTTCGGGTCCCTACGATCTCGATGTCGATGGCAGCGTGGTCGACAACTACGGTGCCGATGGCGCCGGAACAGTCCGCTTCTCGCCTTCGCTTGACGGCACAGACAGCGGTCTGACTTCCAGCTTCCAGACGATCACCTACGTGCTCGACGATGATCAGACACTGCGCGGCGTGACAACTGGCGGTGACACGATCTTCACGGTCACCCTGAACCCGGCTGACGGAACCTATACGGTCGACATGGACGGTTCGATCGACTCCACGAGCGATATCACGTTCAATCCGCTGACTGCACAGTTCGTTGGCGGGAACGGCAGCTGGACCGGCTTCGTGCCCATCGGCGATAGCGTGATCAATCCGATCGACGACGACAGCCAGGATCTCTTGCTGACGCCGGCAATCAATGGTGCCGATGGCGGCACCATCAACTCCACTGCCAACTCTGGCGGTGTTGGCGGCGGCGCGTCGGTCGGGGGCGGAGAAACATTCCGCGTCGACTTCGTGACCGATCTACGGGGCAATCCTGCAGATTCGACCCAGAACGACTATGCCGGTGCGGCAAACAGGGACCACGTGTTCGACGGTCACTACACCGTGAACGGCGCAACTGCCCTGTTCAAATCGACAAGTGGTTCCACGGTCAATATCGCCGCGTTTGACGATCTGGACGGCAACAATATCGTTGGCGACGGCAATCTCGACACGATCACCGGCGTGGCAATCACCTATCGCGGCGTTGCCTACGAAGGACCCGGCGGTGAATCGCTGATCACCACCAGCGGCACTTACCTGATCAACGGCCGCAGCTTCACCGTCACCTTCAACAATGACGGCACAGTCGATGTCGCCAATCTCGAAGGTGATCCCGGTCAAAGCCAGATCGGCACACAGATCGCAGTGTTCACCGACGACGGTTATAACAGCGTCGAATACACGCACGCTGGAGGCGATACCTTCCAGGTGGGCGGCTTCGGTGCCAGCACGATTACAACCGATCCAGTCACTTGGGATATTCCGGTAGAAGTCGTCGATGGCGACGGGGATGTCTCGACCACAGGCGATATCACGATCACCGCCAGCACTCCGGACGCAAGCCCGGTCACGGTGATGGAAGAGATCGCGATCAAGGACGACCTCCTGGATCTCGTCGTCAACGATAATGACACGGCTGGCAGCTTCGGCTTCCTGCCGGCCGCAGGTACCGGGTCACTTGGTGCAGGCATGATGCGCAGCGAAGTGCGGACTGCCGAGATGGCTACGGTCGCTGCAATGGCGACTGGTTTCGCAATGCCCGAACTATTGGGTGCAGCGGCAATGCAGTTCGAAGCTGCTAACGGTCTGGAAGGCCATGAGACAGTTTTCGAAGTGCAGGCGGCCCCGCTCGATCTGGGACGTGAAATGCCGCAGCTCGACAGCGGAATGGATTTCGCCTCGCCGGTCGGCGGTGACATTGCGGATGCGGGCTTCGAAGCCAACATCCTGTCGAGCGGATCCGTCAGCGACGGCGCTCCGGCGTTCTTCGCCGCGGATCCTGCTGACAGCGGCATCGATTATTCCGCCCTGACCGCTTCCGAATTTGGCGGAGCAGAGCAGCCAGGTGCATTTGGCGGACTTGATGCCTCCTTCGCTGGCGCGAGCGGTGCGATGGAAGCGCTGCTGCTGATGGAAGCTTCGGCTGCCCCTGCGGATATCGCATCCGTCGACAGCAAGCCGACTGTCGCAGAAGCCATCCAGGACATCGCCGCAGAGGCCGGCATCGATGCGCTTGTATCGCACTATGCACCGGGCAACGAATTGGCCGCTGCTTCAAGCGATGGCGTGATGATGCCTGCCCAAGGCCTGCTGGACACTATGCTCCACACCGGCACCGAAATGGGAATGATGGGCGGTTTTACTACGACCGACCAGCTCGACGAAGCCGCAGCGCTTGTCGGCAGTGCAGCGTGATAACCCAGAGAAAAATATGCAACAGGGGAACTTGCAATGAAAAATATAACGGCGTTTATCGCGCTGGCCGGAGCCGCAGCGGGCATTATGCCTACTGCGGTTTACGCGCAGGATAACCTGATGGCGATGGAAGGGGGCGAGCTTCGCAGCGAAGTCCAGCGGCGTTACGATGCCGGTCTGTCATTGACCAATGACAGCTCTGCCGTGTCTGCCAACGACCCACGGTACACTTGGGCGAGCGAGGCCAAAGCCCAGTGCGGAATTGCACTCGGCTTCCTCAAGTCGAACACCAAGGACGAGACCAGCATATCGCGCTGCGCGCTTGCCTATGACATGATGCAGCGCATGCCGCAGCCGCGTGTCGAGGCCGCGCCTGAGCCGGCACCTCAGCCAGAGGTCTGCAACCGCGAGGCGCCCGGACTGATATTCTTCGAGTTCGATTCCGCCACACCGCAGCAGGATGCAGTTGAGACAGTCCAATATGTCGTCGAGAACGCGCCTGCCTGTAACTGGCGTGCGTTTACCGTGGTCGGCCACACCGACCGTGCGGGCAGCAATGCCTATAACGAAGGCCTGTCATTGCGGCGTGCCGAGGCGGTGGCCAATCTGATGGCGAGTCGGGGCATTCCGGCTGCCAGCATTTCCACCGAGGCACTGGGTGAAGCATCACCCCGTGTGCCAACCGCCGATGGCGTGCGCGAGTTGCAGAACCGCCGCGTCGAAATCCAGATCAGCGAATAAGAGGGGGGACGAAAAATGTATAAGAAGACCCTGACTATGACCGCAGCGCTCCTGCTTGCAGGCGCCGCACCGTCGGCAATCGCGCAAGATGCCTCGGCTGAGGCTATCTCGATGCAGGAAGCGATTTCGATCGCCATGCAGTCGAACCCGGAAATCCTCCAGGCACAGTACAACAAGGAGGCGATCGAGTTCGAGCGCCGCCAGGCGCAGGGCCTGTTCCTGCCGCGTGTCAGCATCGAGGCCAGTGCCGGGATTCGACGTCTGGAGAACCAGACGCGCCGCCAGCTCGGCATTTCCGACAATGAACTCTATCCGCTCGAAGCCGGCATTACCGGTGAGTGGACAGTGTTCGACTTCGGCCGCCGCCAAGGCGAATTGCATCGCCAGGCTGCCCGCGTCGACGGAGCTTCGCTCCGTGTTCTGGAACGCTCCGAGTTTATCGCCCTGCAGATTGCGCGGCAGTATCTCGACATCCTGCTCCAGCAGCGTGTCGTAGCGGCTGCGCAGGACAATGCGGCATTCCACCAGGTTCTGGTGGGCGATCTGTCGCGCGGCGTCGATGAAGGTTCGATCTCGATTGCAGACCGGCAGCAAGCTGAAGAGCGCCTGCAATCGGCTCTCGTACGCAGTGAAGAAGCCAATCTCGACCTCGAGAATGCCTATATTTCGCTGCGCCGCCTGACCGGACTCGACGTTTCGGCTGCGGCCGTGCCGCCGAACCTTGCCAGTGCCATGCCGCCGGATCTTCCCTCGGCAATCGGCATGGCCCGCCTCAACAACCCGCTGGTGCGCGAAGCACAGGCGGATGTGGATGCAGCCAACGGCCTCGTCGATTCCGCAGAAGGTGACCTGTGGCCGACGATTGGTATCGAGGCACGCGGCCGTACCGGTGAAGACATCGACGGTTTCCGCGGTGAAACTACCGACATCCAGGCACGCGTTGTGCTGCGCTGGGATGTATTCGATGGCGGCATCAACCGTGCCAAGCTGCAGGAAAATGTGCGTCAGGCCAGCCTCGCGCGCTACGCCCTGCATGATCGCCAGCGCGAAGCGGAAGAAGATGTCCGTCTTGCATGGCAGCGCCTCGACACGCAGCGCCGCATTGCGGAACAGCTGGCCCGCCAGAGCCAGGTGAGCGACGATCTGCTGCTTTCCTACCGTAGCCAGTTCAACATCGGGCGCCGTTCATTGCTCGATGTGCTCGATGCACAAAACACTAGGTTTAACACCCAGGTTCGT
This genomic window contains:
- a CDS encoding OmpA family protein; this translates as MKNITAFIALAGAAAGIMPTAVYAQDNLMAMEGGELRSEVQRRYDAGLSLTNDSSAVSANDPRYTWASEAKAQCGIALGFLKSNTKDETSISRCALAYDMMQRMPQPRVEAAPEPAPQPEVCNREAPGLIFFEFDSATPQQDAVETVQYVVENAPACNWRAFTVVGHTDRAGSNAYNEGLSLRRAEAVANLMASRGIPAASISTEALGEASPRVPTADGVRELQNRRVEIQISE
- a CDS encoding beta strand repeat-containing protein, with protein sequence MMDSFEQNGDFSDTQESQDTDTGRTRATRPDGAARAEIVLTPDANNVVVLPEGASLETLTAQGRDLVLVLDDGTRVIIPEGAIIVPQIVFDGVTIPAANLAALLTGNEPQPAAGDPQSSGGNFEVDPGNIQAAFDIGDLLPYTQLAFPEDKEREVIPYNVENDPDIVIETPDNPAGVINAIARVDEAGLPARNVDGNDETPGTRDETNAETATGTIVFNAPDGVAAVLINGVEITEIGQVFVGDSGTLTITSINLVTGEIGFSYTLSDNLVGETVDGSFVMTVVDVDGDSATATLQIIVVDDAPIALDDSDSMDAGTYGPIAGNVMTGEGTDSGAAGADEEGADGASVTGVSFGGSDNGSLTIDGDYGTLVLEADGSYTYTRFPDAPGGVSDAFDYVLTDADGSTSSATLTITIGDSTPEITLLPEGEAATIVDEEGLPARSGESEGSDAGSDSETSTGTINFVSPDGVASVTLDGTVITGAGQTIVIGNGTLTVTAFDAAAGTLTYSYTLEDNTSGDDTGFEVELVVTDLDGDTATGTFTIGVIDDVPTANDDSAAQGGENDPVTVDVFVNDVQGADSVQLDAIAAVDGTLSGAGSLAYNGDGTFTYTPAAGETGTVTFDYQIMDGDGDVSTATVTITLQPDSTPEISVQGDNDVEESGLGARDGEPEGSNSASDGEIAEGTINIATGGDTIASLVIDGVDVTGGGSVTTTSGVLTVTLTGGVYTYTYELTDNTLSDPDSESFSLTVTDSDGDTASTTLVIAIIDDAPSAEDDANSIGAGEYGPVGGNVLGNDTQGADGASVTSYTGAGGSGAADSTIQGLYGTLTIAADGTYSYTRDADTPGGVEDSFDYVITDGDGDTATATLVISIADSPVTLDLPVAGGAGTLVDEAGLPAGSEAATDGEFTSGTFTYTAPDGPAVITLGGDTVTAVGQTITGSFGTLTITSIADGAIGYTYELTTNTSGDDTFDAFAVTVTDQDGDTTGGTLQIDIVDDVPTAVADTDSVTEDGPLIATGNVITDAEANGDNGADTEGADGALVSAVGFGATSGTVGVALAGAYGSLVLEDDGTYTYELDNQNPLVQGLDSTESLTEVFTYTVLDGDGDTSTTTLTITINGANDIVTINGLDLSGPEEIVDEDDLADGSSPDAGALVQGGTFTVDSPDGLTNLTVGGTAVWGAGQTYPITVTGDFGTVSITGVTVTTDANGDVVSATVSYEYELSDNTLDHTVSGEDSLVDSFEVVATDTDGSQDTASLDVQVIDDVPTANDDAAGQVNENDPIVIDALGNDVFGADGVDITDIASVVVATQGSQGTATYDPATGLFTYVPAPGAGSNGDLTDSFTYTITDNDGDSSTATVTVTLQPDSEPQGGQVAAAVDDDGLVGGNPDSTTGDLDANANDDPADTSEASFTGLLDFSVGNDGPAVIGFDPALDGSTAMVGTEMVTYSVTGTTLTATGPRGVLFTVEITDTATGAYTVTLVDNVLHADGADENDAFASLDFTVTDSDGDVTTTNLGITFDDDAPTATNNTNSVTEGATVTGNILTDDDGAGIDAGGADGLAGIIGVTSVGTNDSDNTGPFTVSSALGTLTVLADGSYTYQSFANSTNSDTTDTFIYQIIDADGDIAEATLVIDISNVAGRAEDDEATVNEAGLDGIGSAGATDSEIDADGQITVTGAAGTLTYTLTSSATGTYGTLTLDSVTGEYTYTLTAPVDGDSLLPDQGGDNGTNTVTGEEAFTYEVRDDLGNLIDTGTINVEIVDDVPNATDQTLVTVAEDAADITGNVMTDGTPDTEGADGATVTAITVGAQTVVVPQDGTDATLVTANGTYTIDMDGNWSFNPNPGLDQSGGAISADFTYTLTDGDGDTDTATQPINIEDGTDPADPAPIILNLDDQNLADGSTPAGPDFDADTINFVPGSDPFTSIVFGDTSGLLGGLTWVRVDDNTITGSDGGRLVVTLELTVNGNDATVTATLEDNYLGHPNPLIDDLSVLGSVDVVATDVDGDTAIGGVLVRVSDDRPTIEAVAPTAGLIEVDETNLGLADSANLSGLFTPDYNADGAGSVGAYTLGLTGSATSLVDTATGEDVVVTMNGSTIEGRTDGTGDLVFTIEVAADGTVTLTQLRAVVHADDTDPDDVTGGLADDLVTLTATVTDGDGDTDTATADIGGAFAFRDDGPAIDATVVDLDTVLLTTQDADTVGGSDTDVSTADFGGAFSVASSSYGADGEGSISWAYDLVVDAAASGLTSDGVDISLSLVGGVVEGRAGGTLVFTIAVDAGTGVVTLTQFEEIDHDLPGDATDYDNQLETLATGLVTLRGTATIEDGDGDTASETVLLDLGGNIRFADDGPDVTVTGVAPALIVDETDLGTDATGEFGDVFTFDFGADGPGSVGGGESYDLGISASGADSGLVDTATGNSVFLFLEAGVVVGREGTDALDAATGDTVFTLSVDADGTVTLDQQRAVVHADGTDPDDATGLGSAGLVTLTATATDGDGDTHTATINIGDAITFEDDGPSTDTNPTVLLDDDALGGNAGGTGDDADAANTSGTLAHDFGEDGGSIAFETTGAPAGFQYVTSGDDILIQQDQGSGFVTVLTVTLNTATGAYTVTQNLPILHADGNDENNESFSLTYTVTDGDTDTATGTLTINVDDDTPIANSDTDSLTEGGTATGNVLDGTGTTSGAAGIDQPGADGFGSPAVLGVSHSGLGTSDTAADGGGNYVLTGDFGTLTINEDGSYSYAVATDSITQNETDTFTYTIQDADGDTTTATLTFSIDNVTLVGDDASVTVFEEALDTTIDVGDVAAGSVTGSDPSQTTETSTGQVSVAGATGYSIAGGTSAGGFTTIAGTYGTLVINETSGEFTYTLTAPFTTNPAANDGVTTALEAETFTYTATDANGNTTTGDITVDIVDDVPYAVVPEAADDIVNGPSAVSGPYDLDVDGSVVDNYGADGAGTVRFSPSLDGTDSGLTSSFQTITYVLDDDQTLRGVTTGGDTIFTVTLNPADGTYTVDMDGSIDSTSDITFNPLTAQFVGGNGSWTGFVPIGDSVINPIDDDSQDLLLTPAINGADGGTINSTANSGGVGGGASVGGGETFRVDFVTDLRGNPADSTQNDYAGAANRDHVFDGHYTVNGATALFKSTSGSTVNIAAFDDLDGNNIVGDGNLDTITGVAITYRGVAYEGPGGESLITTSGTYLINGRSFTVTFNNDGTVDVANLEGDPGQSQIGTQIAVFTDDGYNSVEYTHAGGDTFQVGGFGASTITTDPVTWDIPVEVVDGDGDVSTTGDITITASTPDASPVTVMEEIAIKDDLLDLVVNDNDTAGSFGFLPAAGTGSLGAGMMRSEVRTAEMATVAAMATGFAMPELLGAAAMQFEAANGLEGHETVFEVQAAPLDLGREMPQLDSGMDFASPVGGDIADAGFEANILSSGSVSDGAPAFFAADPADSGIDYSALTASEFGGAEQPGAFGGLDASFAGASGAMEALLLMEASAAPADIASVDSKPTVAEAIQDIAAEAGIDALVSHYAPGNELAAASSDGVMMPAQGLLDTMLHTGTEMGMMGGFTTTDQLDEAAALVGSAA